GTCGAACCGGCAGCACCAGCCCCAGCGCCGCCAACATCAGCAGCAGGGCCAGCAGCAGCCGGATGGGCAGCCGCACATGCAGGTCGACGAAGCCAGCGCCCGCCGCCACACCGCTCCCCTGCACCATCAACGCAAACGGCGAAAGCGCATTGCCGAGCGAGGCCAGCGCCGCCAGCAGGGCGATCTGGGGCTTGAGCACGACCTGCTGGTCGCGGCTCAGACCCACGAAACGCAGGTCGCTGAGGCTGGACCCCTCGGTGAAGCTGACCCAGAGGCAGCCGGCAAGCCCCACCACCAACTGCGCGATCAGCACGCTGAGCAGCAGCTGCAGAGCCGGCAGCCGCAGCACCGAAAAGCTGAGATCGAAATGGGTGAGCGGATCGGCTTCACCGAACGGCACGGCCAGCAGTGCCGGCAGCCACAGGCTCCAGCCGCGCGCCAGGGCTGTGGCCGAACCCGCCAGCGCCGCCACCAGCACCAGCCTCAGCACCGGCAGCGGCCGCACCAGCAGCAACAGGCCGAGCAGGGCGGCCAGCAGCCCCACCCCTACGGGCGAGAGGCCGGCCAACGCAGACAGGCCGCTCACCACATCGCCATCGAAGGGATCGGTGATCAGGCCCCGGGCCTGCACGAACAGAAACATGAGCCCTGTGCTGAGCAGCAGCAGCAAGGCCAGCAACGTGCACACCAGCGCGAGGGGGCCCATCCGCAGCAGGGGCTGGCGCGGCAACGGCTTGGCTGTGGCCTCGCTGCGCAACCGCCAGCAGCGGTGGAGTTGCTGCAACTGCAGCGGGACCCCGACTCCCATCACCAGGAGGAACCCGAGCACCTGCAGCATCCAGCGGCGCAACAGCACCTGCTGAAAGTCGAACTGCGAGTACCACGCCCATTCGATGCTCAGCCGCGAGACCACGAGCACGCCGAAGGCGAGCAGGGGCACGAGCAGCAGGCCCGCCAGCAGCGGTGGCTTCAGGCGAGGGAAACGGTGGGGCACGGGCTGAGGCTAGACAGGCATCGGACGCTGACAAGCCTGCGGCCTGAATGGCATCCCGAAGGCAACTGAATACCCGACTTCAGAGATCGGATATTTCCGTGCCTTCTGCTCATCGCTGCTAGCTTTCGATTCAACGCTGCAGTGAGCCTGTGACGGCCACCCTCTCTCGTGCCACCTTCACGGGGCTGCGCTGCAAGGAATGCGGCCACCCCTACGACGCCGGAGCCCGCCACGTCTGCGAAGACGTCTGTTTCGGGCCTCTGGAAGTCGTCTACGACTACGACGCCATCCGCGCCCGGGTCACCCGGGCCACGATCGAAGCCGGCCCGGCCTCCATCTGGCGCTACCGCGAATTTCTGCCCGTGCAGGGCGATCCCATTGATGTGGGCACCGGGTTCACCCCCCTGGTGCGGGCCAACCGTCTGGCCCGGCGCCTCGGCCTCAAGAGCCTCTACATCAAGAACGACGGCGTCAACATGCCCACCCTGTCCTTCAAGGACCGGGTGGTGTCGGTGGCCCTCACCCGCGCCCGCGAGCTCGGCTTCACCACGGTGAGCTGCGCCAGCACCGGCAACCTGGCCAACTCCACCGCTGCCATCGCTGCCCATGCGGGCCTTGAGTGCTGCGTCTTCATCCCCGCTGATCTGGAGCTCGGCAAGGTGCTCGGCACCTTGATCTACAACCCCACCCTGATGGCGGTGAAGGGCAACTACGACCAGGTCAACAGGCTGTGTTCGGAAGTGGCCAACACCTACGGCTGGGGCTTCGTGAACATCAACCTGCGCCCCTACTACTCAGAAGGCTCCAAAACCCTCGGCTACGAGGTGATCGAGCAGCTGGGCTGGCAACTGCCCGACCACATCGTGGCGCCGCTGGCTTCCGGTTCCCTGTTCACCAAGATCCGCAAGGGCTTCGACGAATTCATCAAAGTCGGCCTTGTCGATGAAAAGCCGGTGCGTTTCAGCGGCGCCCAGGCCGAGGGCTGCTCACCAATCGCCCAGGCCTTCGATGCGGGCCGTGATTTCATCACCCCCGTCAAGCCCGACACCATCGCCAAATCGATCGCCATCGGCAACCCTGCCGACGGCCCCTACGCCCTCGACATCGCCCGCCGCACGGGCGGCACCATCGCCTCCGTCACCGACGAGGAGATCGTGGCCGGCATCCAGTTGCTGGCCGAAACCGAGGGCGTGTTCACCGAAACGGCCGGCGGTACCACCATCGCCGTGCTCAAGAAACTCGCCGAGCAGGGCAAGATCGATCCAGACGAAACCACCGTCGCCTACATCACCGGCAACGGCCTCAAAACCCTTGAGGCCGTCAGCGGGGTTGTCGGCGAGCCCCACACGATCGAACCTCAGCTCAGCAGCTTCAATGCCGCCTGGGAGCGGGCCCAATCCCTGCATCGCGCCACCTGGGAGCCGATGGGGGTCTGACCCCAGCCCACCGGGATTCCCGG
Above is a genomic segment from Synechococcus sp. MW101C3 containing:
- the thrC gene encoding threonine synthase, which codes for MTATLSRATFTGLRCKECGHPYDAGARHVCEDVCFGPLEVVYDYDAIRARVTRATIEAGPASIWRYREFLPVQGDPIDVGTGFTPLVRANRLARRLGLKSLYIKNDGVNMPTLSFKDRVVSVALTRARELGFTTVSCASTGNLANSTAAIAAHAGLECCVFIPADLELGKVLGTLIYNPTLMAVKGNYDQVNRLCSEVANTYGWGFVNINLRPYYSEGSKTLGYEVIEQLGWQLPDHIVAPLASGSLFTKIRKGFDEFIKVGLVDEKPVRFSGAQAEGCSPIAQAFDAGRDFITPVKPDTIAKSIAIGNPADGPYALDIARRTGGTIASVTDEEIVAGIQLLAETEGVFTETAGGTTIAVLKKLAEQGKIDPDETTVAYITGNGLKTLEAVSGVVGEPHTIEPQLSSFNAAWERAQSLHRATWEPMGV